CTTTTCGAATTGGTTTAGCATACGAATCGAATACATGGTATGAGTTATATGATGAAATTACCCAAAGTTTATTTACCACAACAGAAAATAGCGCAAATGAGGTTTTTGATTATACTGTAAATCCTAATATTACCAACGTTTACAAACCTTACACCCTGCAGACTCCGGGAAAATTCACTTTTAGCGGGGCTTATATATTCGGAAAAACCGGTTTAATTAGCGTTGATTATTCTATTAAAGACTACGGAAATACTAAATTCAAACCGACGAGTGATTCAGGATTCAGAGAACTGAACAACGACATAGACAACCAACTAACAACAAGCGGTGAATTAAGAATTGGAGGCGAGTACAAAATCAAGAGATTAAGCCTGCGAGGCGGATATCGTTTTGAAGGAAGCCCTTACAAAGACGGCAAAACAATTGGGGATTTAAACAGCTATTCAGGAGGTTTAGGGTATAATTTTGGAGGCACAAAAATTGATCTTGCCTATTCTTACACTGAAAGAGAAACCAATGAGGGATTTTTTGCAACTGGCTTAACTAATCCGGCAAAAATCAATTCTAAACTCAATAATGTTTCCCTGACTTTATTATTTGAATTGTAATTAAAAATCAAAATAGAAGATTGAAAATTTCCGTCTGGTCTTTACCCGGCGGATTTTTTTTAGCCCTGATGGGAGCGGCATCCTTTTGTGGTGGGGTTCACCACAAAAGATACAGCGGACAGCAGGAATAGCTTCATAAAAAACACCTAAATGAAACCTAAACAAGCGGTGTTTGAATAAAAAAGTGTAATTTTGCACTCCAATTTATAAAAGTATGAGAACCAAGTCTTTAAAAAAGAACAAAATTAACGTAATCACTCTTGGGTGTTCGAAAAATGTATATGATAGTGAAGTGCTTATGGGACAGCTTCGTGCAAACGGAAAAGAAGTACAACATGAAGCACCTGAAAAAGAAGAAGGAAACATTATCGTAATCAATACTTGTGGTTTTATAGATAATGCGAAAGCAGAATCTGTAAATATGATTTTGGAATATGCTGATAAAAAAGACAAAGGTTTGGTTGACAAAGTTTTTGTAACAGGATGCCTATCCGAACGTTACAGACCTGATTTGGAAAAAGAAATTCCGAATGTAGATCAATATTTTGGAACAACAGAACTGCCTCAGCTCTTAAAAGCGCTGGGTGCAGATTATAAACATGAATTGCTAGGAGAACGTTTAACGACTACTCCCAAAAATTACGCCTATTTAAAAATTGCTGAAGGCTGTGACAGACCATGCAGTTTCTGTGCCATTCCGCTAATGCGTGGAGGACACGTTTCTCAACCAATCGAAAAATTAGTAAAAGAAGCACAAGGTTTAGCTAAAAACGGCGTAAAAGAATTGATATTAATAGCTCAGGACCTGACGTATTATGGACTTGACCTGTATAAAAAAAGAAATCTTGCAGAATTATTAGAAGCATTAGCCGCAGTTGAAGGAATTGAATGGATTCGTTTGCACTACGCTTATCCTACCGGTTTCCCGATGGATGTTTTGGAATTAATGAAACGCGAGCCTAAAATTTGCAATTATATTGATATTCCGTTGCAGCATATTTCGGATAACATTCTAAAATCGATGCGTCGCGGAACAACTCAGGCGAAAACGACTCAGTTACTGAAAGATTTCCGTGCTGCGGTTCCGGGAATGGCCATCAGAACCACTTTAATTGTTGGATATCCTGGTGAAACACAAGAAGATTTTGAAATTTTGAAAGATTTTGTTCAGGAAATGAAATTTGACAGAATGGGCTGTTTTGCTTACTCTCATGAAGAAAACACCCATGCTTATTTATTGGAAGATGATGTCCCTGCTGATGTAAAACAAGCCAGAGCCAATGAAATCATGGAATTACAATCACAAATTTCATGGGATTTGAATCAGGAAAAAATAGGCCAGATTTACAAATGTATTATTGACAGAAAAGAAGGCGCTCATTTTGTGGGAAGAACAGAATTTGACAGTCCGGATGTTGACAATGAAGTCTTAATAGACGCCTCAAAACATTATGTAAAAACTGGCGAATTTGTTAATATAAGGATAATAGAAGCAACAGAATTTGAT
The Flavobacterium flavigenum genome window above contains:
- the rimO gene encoding 30S ribosomal protein S12 methylthiotransferase RimO; amino-acid sequence: MRTKSLKKNKINVITLGCSKNVYDSEVLMGQLRANGKEVQHEAPEKEEGNIIVINTCGFIDNAKAESVNMILEYADKKDKGLVDKVFVTGCLSERYRPDLEKEIPNVDQYFGTTELPQLLKALGADYKHELLGERLTTTPKNYAYLKIAEGCDRPCSFCAIPLMRGGHVSQPIEKLVKEAQGLAKNGVKELILIAQDLTYYGLDLYKKRNLAELLEALAAVEGIEWIRLHYAYPTGFPMDVLELMKREPKICNYIDIPLQHISDNILKSMRRGTTQAKTTQLLKDFRAAVPGMAIRTTLIVGYPGETQEDFEILKDFVQEMKFDRMGCFAYSHEENTHAYLLEDDVPADVKQARANEIMELQSQISWDLNQEKIGQIYKCIIDRKEGAHFVGRTEFDSPDVDNEVLIDASKHYVKTGEFVNIRIIEATEFDLYGEPA